In one Streptomyces sp. NBC_01288 genomic region, the following are encoded:
- a CDS encoding MFS transporter: protein MSTVAAQPVPNTVDPRTARKVTLAGCVGIFAELYDNGIFGFMAGSLAAVFFPGSDNAVQLVFLGYAVSFFFRPLGAVICGHLGDRIGRQRMLVFVIMLISAATAAIGVLPSYASIGIAAPALLILLRVAQGFSVGGEASGAMSFLAEHAPEGKRGLYTSYAQIASFLALLTGTLVAAAMTSGLGSARMESWGWRIPFLLAVPLGIAGIYIRKRISDTPNFTRLKEEDGLSKNPLKEAFASAEHRRAMLLALFIPLMNGSGYYVLFSYMPTFMSSELHFGKVQGLLVTASSLVAICIAIPYMGRLSDRIGRKRVLAGSAVAMAVVGIPCYLLIGTGNVALAVIGACIMAVVFAGHTGVIHILLVELFPTRVRYSAYGLGYNVSSALFGGTAPLLMTYLIDRTGNVNMPAFYAVITALGTLIAVSRVTDRAHLPLRDA, encoded by the coding sequence ATGAGTACCGTGGCCGCTCAGCCAGTCCCCAACACGGTCGACCCCAGAACCGCCCGCAAGGTCACCCTCGCGGGCTGCGTCGGAATCTTCGCCGAGCTCTACGACAACGGCATCTTCGGCTTCATGGCCGGATCCCTCGCCGCCGTCTTCTTCCCCGGCTCCGACAACGCCGTCCAGCTCGTCTTCCTCGGCTACGCCGTCTCCTTCTTCTTCCGCCCCCTCGGCGCCGTCATCTGCGGCCACCTCGGCGACCGCATCGGCCGCCAGCGCATGCTGGTCTTCGTCATCATGCTGATCAGCGCCGCCACCGCGGCCATCGGCGTCCTGCCCAGCTACGCGAGCATCGGCATCGCCGCACCCGCCCTGCTGATCCTGCTCCGCGTCGCCCAGGGCTTCTCCGTCGGCGGCGAGGCCTCCGGCGCGATGAGCTTCCTCGCCGAGCACGCCCCGGAGGGCAAGCGCGGCCTGTACACCAGCTACGCGCAGATCGCCTCGTTCCTCGCCCTGCTGACCGGCACCCTGGTCGCCGCCGCGATGACCAGCGGCCTCGGCTCCGCGCGCATGGAGTCGTGGGGCTGGCGCATCCCGTTCCTGCTCGCCGTGCCGCTCGGCATCGCCGGCATCTACATCCGCAAGCGCATCAGCGACACCCCCAACTTCACCCGCCTGAAAGAAGAGGACGGCCTCTCCAAGAACCCGCTCAAGGAGGCCTTCGCCTCCGCCGAGCACCGGCGCGCGATGCTGCTGGCCCTCTTCATCCCCCTGATGAACGGCTCCGGCTACTACGTCCTGTTCAGCTACATGCCCACCTTCATGAGCAGCGAGCTGCACTTCGGCAAGGTCCAGGGCCTCCTCGTCACCGCCTCCAGCCTGGTCGCGATCTGTATCGCCATCCCCTACATGGGCCGCCTCTCCGACCGCATCGGCCGCAAGAGGGTCCTCGCCGGATCCGCCGTCGCGATGGCCGTCGTCGGCATCCCCTGCTACCTGCTGATCGGCACCGGCAACGTGGCCCTCGCCGTGATCGGCGCCTGCATCATGGCCGTTGTGTTCGCCGGCCACACAGGCGTCATCCACATCCTGCTCGTCGAACTCTTCCCGACCCGGGTGCGCTACTCCGCCTACGGCCTGGGCTACAACGTCTCCTCCGCCCTCTTCGGCGGCACGGCCCCCCTGCTGATGACCTACCTGATCGACCGCACGGGCAACGTCAACATGCCGGCCTTCTACGCCGTGATCACGGCCCTGGGCACGCTCATCGCCGTGTCCCGCGTGACGGACCGCGCCCACCTGCCCCTGCGCGACGCCTGA
- a CDS encoding biotin-dependent carboxyltransferase family protein, whose protein sequence is MADTLTVRTPGIVTVQDLGRVGRSRYGLPANGAADQHSARVANVLCGNHDRAPLLEITALDFACVPSGDILIAVTGAPADVTVDGVVRPQWEPIPVRAGETIRVTGIHRGLRVYLAVLGSFEADYLQGSCAPDTILGFGPALSAGDELTLRTACPPIDHPFSRIPLFRLKAPVPPFPTSWTIDVTDGPDRAEFGDTGRRLFDAPFTVTPRSNHIGLRLQGAVPRRVTQGEVLSRGVPIGAVEVPAGDELLVLHRGRGVTAGYPVLAVVTATGLSALAQVRPGQTIHFRHRTLTEAVTAHRAQRQAIDALRTRVHTAFEALRIRAPAPA, encoded by the coding sequence ATGGCTGACACCCTCACCGTCCGCACCCCCGGCATCGTCACCGTCCAGGACCTCGGCCGCGTCGGCCGCTCCCGCTACGGGCTGCCCGCCAACGGAGCCGCCGACCAGCACTCGGCGCGCGTCGCCAACGTCCTGTGCGGCAACCACGACCGTGCCCCGCTGCTGGAGATCACCGCCCTGGACTTCGCGTGCGTCCCCTCGGGCGACATCCTGATCGCGGTGACCGGCGCCCCGGCCGACGTAACGGTGGACGGAGTCGTACGTCCGCAATGGGAACCCATCCCCGTCAGGGCAGGCGAAACCATTCGCGTGACCGGCATCCACAGGGGCCTCCGCGTCTACCTGGCCGTACTCGGCTCGTTCGAGGCCGACTACCTCCAGGGCAGCTGCGCCCCCGACACGATCCTCGGCTTCGGCCCCGCTCTGAGCGCCGGTGACGAACTCACCCTGCGCACGGCCTGCCCGCCGATCGACCACCCCTTCTCGCGGATCCCGCTGTTCCGCCTGAAGGCGCCGGTCCCTCCGTTCCCCACCAGCTGGACCATCGACGTCACCGACGGCCCCGACCGGGCCGAGTTCGGCGACACGGGCCGGCGCCTGTTCGACGCCCCCTTCACGGTCACCCCGCGAAGCAACCACATCGGCCTGCGCCTCCAGGGCGCGGTACCCCGCCGTGTCACCCAGGGCGAGGTCCTCTCCCGCGGCGTCCCCATCGGCGCAGTAGAAGTACCCGCGGGAGACGAACTCCTCGTCCTGCACCGCGGCCGCGGCGTCACGGCCGGCTACCCCGTCCTCGCCGTGGTCACCGCCACCGGCCTCTCCGCCCTGGCCCAGGTCCGCCCCGGCCAGACCATCCACTTCCGCCACCGCACCCTCACCGAGGCGGTAACCGCCCACCGAGCCCAACGCCAAGCGATAGACGCCCTGAGAACCAGAGTCCACACGGCTTTCGAGGCCCTACGCATCCGCGCCCCCGCACCTGCTTAA
- a CDS encoding 5-oxoprolinase subunit B family protein, giving the protein MNSLLADSPVVNGPTAKASYGTAHVTIADCGDSALVAKAVGLAAEPAWQLVHALAAALNAVQLTGVHDVVPTYDALLVEFDCAATDHDTVRRVLAHEAARLGPHPAPTTPPRHFVVPVVYGGEYGPDLPEVAAQLGLTEGEIIALHSGSDLTVRCLGAPAGAPMTDGPPFPKPVPRLASPRTKVAPGSVAVAGRQAVICPMPSPGGWPLLGRTPVRVLDLHSDPITAYRPGDTFRFRPIEPQQWDDYADLSLADCTDPAVRHG; this is encoded by the coding sequence ATGAACAGCCTCCTCGCGGACAGCCCTGTCGTGAACGGGCCCACTGCAAAAGCCAGTTACGGCACCGCCCACGTGACCATCGCCGACTGCGGCGACTCCGCCCTGGTCGCCAAGGCCGTGGGCCTCGCCGCCGAACCGGCCTGGCAGCTCGTCCACGCCCTCGCCGCCGCCCTGAACGCCGTCCAACTGACCGGCGTCCACGACGTGGTGCCCACCTACGACGCCCTGCTCGTCGAGTTCGACTGCGCCGCCACCGACCACGACACGGTCCGCCGCGTCCTGGCCCACGAGGCGGCCCGCCTCGGCCCGCACCCCGCGCCCACCACACCCCCGCGCCACTTCGTCGTCCCCGTCGTCTACGGCGGCGAGTACGGCCCCGACCTCCCCGAGGTCGCCGCCCAACTCGGCCTGACCGAGGGCGAGATCATCGCCCTGCACTCCGGCTCCGACCTCACCGTGCGCTGCCTCGGCGCACCCGCCGGAGCCCCGATGACGGACGGCCCGCCCTTCCCGAAACCGGTACCGCGCCTCGCCTCCCCCCGCACCAAGGTCGCCCCCGGTTCGGTCGCGGTAGCCGGACGCCAGGCCGTCATCTGCCCGATGCCCTCACCCGGCGGCTGGCCGCTCCTGGGCCGCACCCCGGTACGCGTCCTCGACCTGCACAGCGACCCGATCACCGCGTACCGCCCCGGCGACACCTTCCGCTTCCGGCCGATCGAGCCCCAACAGTGGGACGACTACGCCGACTTGAGCCTCGCGGACTGTACGGACCCGGCGGTGCGCCATGGCTGA
- a CDS encoding LamB/YcsF family protein has product MTPMVDLVADLGEGFGAYTMGDDAALLELLTSANVACGFHAGDPRIMDATVRTCVEKQVAVGAHPSFPDLVGFGRRAMDLTPEEVRTDVLYQIGALQAFAVAYGTRVHHVAPHGRLGNLVAVRADYARAVVDAVAALDESLIVLAQDGELADAARARGLRVGIVGIADRAYRADGTLVPRSEPGAVIHDPDEVARRTLRMVTEGVIRSVDDTDIQVACDTVLLHGDSPGAIALAARIREQLLAAGVEITSLDKVLSGKE; this is encoded by the coding sequence ATGACTCCCATGGTTGATCTCGTCGCCGATCTCGGCGAGGGATTCGGCGCCTACACAATGGGCGACGACGCCGCCCTTCTGGAGTTGCTGACGTCCGCCAATGTCGCCTGCGGATTCCACGCCGGTGATCCACGCATCATGGACGCGACCGTGCGGACGTGCGTGGAGAAGCAGGTCGCCGTGGGCGCCCACCCGAGCTTTCCCGACCTGGTCGGCTTCGGCCGCCGCGCGATGGACCTCACGCCGGAGGAGGTCCGCACGGACGTGCTCTACCAGATCGGCGCCCTCCAGGCCTTCGCCGTCGCCTACGGCACCCGGGTGCACCACGTCGCCCCGCACGGCCGCCTCGGCAACCTGGTCGCCGTCCGCGCCGACTACGCCCGCGCCGTCGTGGACGCCGTGGCCGCCCTGGACGAGTCGCTGATCGTCCTCGCGCAGGACGGCGAGCTGGCCGACGCGGCCCGCGCCCGTGGCCTGCGCGTCGGCATCGTCGGCATCGCCGACCGCGCCTACCGCGCCGACGGCACGCTCGTGCCCCGCTCCGAACCCGGCGCCGTGATCCACGACCCCGACGAGGTCGCCCGACGCACCCTGCGCATGGTCACCGAGGGCGTCATCCGCAGCGTCGACGACACGGACATCCAAGTCGCCTGCGACACCGTCCTGTTGCACGGCGACAGCCCCGGCGCGATCGCCCTCGCCGCGCGCATCCGCGAGCAACTCCTCGCCGCCGGGGTCGAGATCACCTCCCTCGACAAAGTCCTGAGCGGCAAGGAGTGA
- the nac gene encoding nitrogen assimilation transcriptional regulator NAC codes for MDTRRLYSFIKIIDAGSITRAADILHIAQPALSQQLSALEAQFGQQLLIRSKRGVAPTEAGRALYLHAQLILRQVDLAQAAVDVSGRAPAGSVSVGLAPYSLGAALALPLLKSVRERYPDILLHINENFGGVISEAIMTGRMDMAFIYGAGPLRGVQFEPVRTEDLYLIGAPGDTAPSGKGEVRLAELASLPLLLPSRIHTIRQVVDAAFQQASLRLNVVGEVESALTLVNAVDAGIGATVLPWSAARAILDVRELSVRRIVEPVITVKLSVVTSDNQPLSEPALAVHDLFLELIDTDRNKDDQ; via the coding sequence ATGGACACCAGGCGTCTCTACTCGTTCATCAAGATCATCGACGCGGGGAGCATCACGCGCGCGGCCGACATCCTGCACATCGCCCAGCCGGCGCTGAGCCAGCAGCTGTCCGCCCTGGAGGCACAGTTCGGGCAGCAGCTGCTGATCCGCAGCAAACGCGGGGTCGCCCCGACCGAGGCGGGCCGCGCCCTGTACCTGCACGCCCAGCTCATCCTCCGCCAGGTGGACCTCGCCCAGGCCGCCGTCGACGTCTCCGGCCGGGCCCCCGCGGGCAGCGTCTCGGTCGGCCTCGCCCCGTACAGCCTGGGCGCGGCCCTCGCGCTACCCCTCCTGAAGAGCGTCCGCGAGCGCTACCCGGACATCCTGCTGCACATCAACGAGAACTTCGGCGGCGTGATCAGCGAGGCGATCATGACGGGCCGCATGGACATGGCCTTCATCTACGGCGCCGGGCCGCTCCGGGGTGTCCAGTTCGAGCCCGTCCGCACCGAGGACCTGTACCTGATCGGCGCGCCCGGCGACACGGCACCGTCGGGGAAGGGCGAGGTGCGGCTGGCGGAGCTCGCGAGCCTGCCCCTGCTGCTGCCCAGCCGTATCCACACGATCCGGCAGGTCGTGGACGCCGCCTTCCAGCAGGCCTCGCTCCGGCTGAACGTGGTGGGCGAGGTCGAGTCCGCGCTGACTCTGGTCAACGCCGTGGACGCGGGCATCGGCGCGACGGTCCTGCCGTGGTCGGCGGCGCGGGCCATCCTCGACGTCCGCGAGCTGTCCGTGCGGCGGATCGTGGAACCTGTCATCACGGTGAAACTCTCCGTGGTCACCTCGGACAATCAGCCGCTCTCGGAGCCCGCGCTGGCCGTGCACGATCTGTTCCTGGAGCTGATCGACACCGACAGGAATAAGGACGACCAATAG
- a CDS encoding 2-hydroxyacid dehydrogenase: protein MKNRVLATREILPGEGLQRLSESAELVAWPGAAKPEPADLAALAPGVSGVLALGNDPVDAALMDAAGPSLRVIALASMGFDNVDRVAAAERGIVVTHTPRVLAETTADLTFALILAARRRLGAASASLADGSWGLFRMHDYLGLDVHGATLGLVGYGQIGRAVARRAHGFGMRVIHHDPYAPDDDLSTSVGLAALLADSDVVSLHVPLTDETRHLISARELAAMKPTATLVSTSRGGVVDEEALLDAVREGRLHSAGLDVFEREPMGTELSPLVAEPNIVTLPHIGSATEATRAAMVYLAVDNILDVLAERPARTPLPGSSAVAGAPVGN from the coding sequence ATGAAGAATCGTGTCCTCGCCACCCGTGAAATCCTGCCCGGCGAAGGCCTGCAACGCCTCTCCGAGAGCGCGGAGTTGGTGGCCTGGCCCGGTGCCGCCAAGCCCGAACCCGCCGACCTCGCCGCGCTGGCCCCCGGCGTGAGCGGTGTGCTGGCCCTCGGCAACGACCCCGTGGACGCCGCCCTCATGGACGCGGCGGGCCCCTCGCTGCGCGTCATCGCGCTGGCCAGCATGGGCTTCGACAACGTCGACCGCGTCGCCGCCGCCGAGCGCGGCATCGTCGTCACGCACACGCCCCGCGTGCTCGCCGAGACCACCGCCGACCTCACCTTCGCGCTGATCCTCGCCGCCCGCCGCCGCCTCGGCGCGGCCTCCGCGAGCCTCGCGGACGGCTCCTGGGGACTGTTCCGGATGCACGACTACCTCGGCCTGGACGTCCACGGAGCCACCCTCGGCCTGGTCGGCTACGGCCAGATCGGCCGCGCGGTCGCCCGCCGCGCCCACGGTTTCGGGATGCGCGTGATCCACCACGACCCGTACGCGCCCGACGACGACCTGTCGACCTCGGTGGGCCTGGCCGCGCTGCTCGCCGACTCCGACGTCGTGTCGCTGCACGTGCCGCTCACGGACGAGACTCGCCATCTGATCTCGGCCCGCGAACTGGCCGCGATGAAGCCCACGGCCACGCTGGTCAGCACCTCGCGCGGCGGGGTCGTGGACGAAGAGGCCTTGTTGGACGCCGTCCGTGAGGGGCGGCTGCACTCCGCCGGGCTCGATGTCTTCGAACGGGAGCCGATGGGTACGGAGTTGTCCCCGCTGGTGGCCGAGCCGAACATCGTCACGCTGCCGCACATCGGCTCGGCGACCGAGGCGACCCGGGCCGCGATGGTCTACCTGGCGGTGGACAACATCCTCGACGTGCTGGCCGAACGGCCCGCTCGTACGCCCCTGCCCGGGAGTTCGGCGGTGGCGGGCGCGCCGGTCGGCAACTGA
- a CDS encoding helix-turn-helix transcriptional regulator, whose product MADRDAPPPAGPAGNELGDFLRARRAGRDPRQAGFPDDGRLRRVPGLRREELAYLAHVSVDYIVRLEQGRTRRGSRAVLDALADALHLARDERAYLFTLAEVAPGASTRPPGRSEVAPRLRQLLDTMHDVPAMVLHRGMDVLAWNRAATALLTDFGAVPPAERNLIRLTFLDADFRALYADWPRAARECVAVLRMEAGRTPHDPALDTLIAELAARDPDFRTWWAEHQVRGPRQLTKTYVHPVAGELTLDVQQFTVDTHPDQFLVAYTAPPDSPSQDALRFLLQWAGLSSSPAG is encoded by the coding sequence ATGGCAGACCGTGACGCGCCGCCCCCCGCCGGCCCCGCCGGCAACGAACTGGGCGACTTCCTGCGCGCCCGCCGCGCGGGCCGCGACCCGCGGCAGGCGGGCTTCCCCGACGACGGCCGACTGCGGCGCGTGCCCGGGCTGCGCAGGGAGGAACTGGCGTATCTCGCGCACGTGAGCGTCGACTACATCGTCCGCCTGGAACAGGGCCGTACCCGCCGGGGTTCCCGAGCCGTCCTGGACGCCCTGGCCGACGCGCTGCACCTCGCCCGGGACGAGCGTGCCTACCTCTTCACGCTGGCCGAGGTCGCGCCGGGAGCGTCCACCCGTCCGCCCGGCCGCTCCGAAGTCGCCCCGCGGCTACGGCAGTTGCTGGACACCATGCACGACGTCCCGGCGATGGTGCTGCACCGGGGCATGGACGTCCTCGCCTGGAACCGCGCGGCCACGGCACTGCTCACCGACTTCGGCGCCGTGCCCCCGGCCGAGCGCAACCTGATCCGGCTCACGTTCCTCGATGCCGACTTCCGGGCGCTGTACGCGGATTGGCCCCGGGCCGCCCGCGAGTGCGTGGCCGTGCTGCGCATGGAGGCGGGCCGCACCCCGCACGACCCGGCACTTGACACTCTGATCGCCGAACTCGCCGCCCGTGACCCGGACTTCCGCACCTGGTGGGCCGAACATCAGGTACGCGGTCCGCGGCAGCTCACCAAGACGTACGTCCATCCGGTCGCCGGTGAACTCACCCTCGATGTGCAGCAGTTCACCGTCGACACGCACCCGGACCAGTTCCTCGTCGCGTACACGGCCCCACCGGACTCGCCCTCGCAGGACGCGCTGCGGTTCCTGTTGCAGTGGGCCGGTCTCAGCAGCAGTCCAGCGGGGTGA
- a CDS encoding alpha/beta hydrolase codes for MRTDVTFLSAGLKLAGHLYTPDGGTPGVPRPAIVVGHPGTGVKEQASGLYARLLAERGFVTLAFDAAHQGESEGEPRSLEDPGQRVEDLKAAVSFLGTLDEVDPGRIGALGICASGGYALAATATDPRIRAVGTVSAVDMSRQFRLGADGAQDPAVVAGMLAAASAARTAEAQGADVQLFPVFPATEEEARAGGQHVYEGWEYYCTPRARHPRSAKSLTWTSVDHIAAFDTFASVALIAPRPLLLIVGREAVTSWMSVEAYQKAYGTKELAWIEGASHVDLYDRDEYVTPAVEKLDDFFAAHLAV; via the coding sequence ATGCGTACCGATGTCACCTTCCTCAGTGCCGGCCTGAAGCTCGCCGGTCACCTCTACACCCCGGACGGGGGGACGCCGGGGGTGCCGCGTCCCGCGATCGTGGTCGGGCATCCCGGCACCGGGGTGAAGGAACAGGCCTCCGGTCTGTACGCCCGCCTGCTGGCCGAGCGCGGGTTCGTCACGCTCGCCTTCGACGCCGCCCACCAGGGCGAGAGCGAGGGCGAGCCGCGCAGCCTGGAGGATCCGGGCCAGCGGGTCGAGGACCTCAAGGCCGCCGTCTCCTTCCTCGGCACCCTCGACGAGGTCGACCCGGGCCGCATCGGGGCGCTCGGCATCTGCGCCTCCGGCGGCTACGCCCTGGCGGCGACCGCGACCGACCCGCGCATCCGGGCCGTGGGCACGGTCAGCGCCGTAGACATGTCACGGCAGTTCCGGCTCGGCGCGGACGGCGCCCAGGACCCGGCCGTCGTGGCGGGCATGCTGGCCGCCGCCTCCGCGGCCCGTACCGCCGAGGCCCAGGGCGCGGACGTCCAGCTGTTCCCGGTCTTCCCCGCCACCGAGGAGGAGGCGCGCGCGGGCGGCCAGCATGTCTATGAGGGCTGGGAGTACTACTGCACTCCGCGCGCCCGGCACCCCCGCTCGGCCAAGTCCCTGACCTGGACGAGCGTCGACCACATCGCCGCCTTCGACACGTTCGCGTCCGTCGCGCTGATCGCCCCGCGACCGCTGCTGCTGATCGTCGGGCGCGAGGCGGTGACGTCCTGGATGAGCGTGGAGGCGTACCAAAAGGCGTACGGGACAAAGGAGTTGGCGTGGATCGAGGGCGCTTCGCACGTCGATCTGTACGACAGGGACGAGTACGTGACGCCCGCTGTGGAGAAGCTGGACGACTTCTTCGCCGCGCACTTGGCGGTGTGA
- a CDS encoding MarR family winged helix-turn-helix transcriptional regulator, translated as MTTNPAPQQSVATAQRLNDAIIRLRARLRTESGQHATGLTPTQLGVLASVVREGPVTAARLAALERVSAQSIAQSLAVLKAAGLVHSAPDERDGRKKLMSADASATELIDKLLTGRASFLARAIDQLVAPDERADVEKAIELLERFATAELNGGGI; from the coding sequence ATGACCACGAACCCCGCGCCACAGCAGTCCGTCGCGACCGCGCAGCGGCTCAACGACGCGATCATCCGGCTGCGCGCACGGCTGCGCACGGAGTCTGGGCAGCATGCGACCGGCCTGACCCCGACGCAGCTCGGCGTGCTGGCGAGTGTCGTACGGGAGGGGCCCGTCACCGCGGCACGGCTGGCCGCGCTGGAGCGGGTCAGCGCGCAGTCCATCGCGCAGAGCCTGGCGGTATTGAAGGCCGCCGGGCTGGTGCACAGCGCGCCCGACGAGCGGGACGGCCGCAAGAAGCTGATGAGCGCCGACGCGTCCGCGACCGAGCTGATCGACAAGCTGCTCACCGGACGCGCCTCCTTCCTGGCGCGGGCCATCGACCAGTTGGTGGCCCCGGACGAGCGCGCGGACGTGGAGAAGGCCATCGAGTTGCTGGAGCGGTTCGCCACGGCCGAGCTGAACGGCGGCGGCATATGA
- a CDS encoding MFS transporter, which produces MRTDTGKATGPARDLVRKPFAWTFTTPLYVGAGLNPVNSSIIATALVPIATELHVAVGSTAVLVSSLYLASAVAQPTAGKLAEVLGARRVFLFGIVLVLLGGVVGGLGRNLAMLTVARVLVGIGTSAAFPCAMVLIRRRAQDAGLDAPPGAVLGGIAIAGMATAAIGPPIGGLLVGAAGWRWAFLINIPVTLAAMVMAVRWLPKDPPLDRADNGFRRVADRIDLPGIIGFAVSMSALVIFLMGLPHLGWTALAVFVLAAVPTVWWELRKPAPFFDFRGLAANGALTRTYLRQALSLLGTYTVMYGVTQWMEAAHGFSTVTAGLLLLPMGAVSALLSRPLARRNLIRGPLIVSAVSMLIGSAGIMLLSSHGPVITIVLVSLIFGVVSATTTVGNQTALYLEAPPAQIGTASGLFRTFGYLGTITSAVIGGIVFRTGVTDHGLHILGLVLVGAGLAVLLLTVLDRRLMGRTTTTT; this is translated from the coding sequence ATGAGGACCGACACCGGCAAGGCCACCGGCCCGGCGCGCGATCTCGTGCGCAAGCCCTTCGCGTGGACCTTCACGACCCCGCTCTATGTGGGCGCCGGGCTCAACCCGGTCAACAGCTCCATCATCGCGACCGCGCTGGTGCCGATCGCCACCGAGCTGCATGTCGCGGTCGGCAGCACCGCCGTCCTCGTCTCCTCGCTCTACCTGGCCAGCGCGGTGGCGCAGCCCACCGCGGGCAAGCTCGCGGAGGTGCTCGGCGCGCGCCGGGTCTTCCTGTTCGGCATCGTCCTGGTGCTGCTCGGCGGGGTCGTCGGCGGCCTCGGCCGGAATCTGGCGATGCTGACCGTGGCCCGGGTACTGGTCGGCATCGGCACCTCGGCCGCGTTCCCCTGCGCGATGGTGCTGATCCGGCGCCGCGCCCAGGACGCCGGTCTCGACGCCCCGCCGGGCGCGGTGCTGGGCGGGATCGCGATCGCGGGCATGGCCACCGCCGCCATCGGCCCGCCCATCGGCGGACTCCTGGTCGGCGCGGCGGGCTGGCGCTGGGCGTTCCTGATCAACATCCCGGTGACGCTGGCCGCGATGGTGATGGCCGTGCGCTGGCTGCCCAAGGACCCGCCGCTGGACCGCGCGGACAACGGTTTCCGCAGGGTCGCCGACCGGATCGACCTCCCCGGCATCATCGGCTTCGCCGTGTCGATGAGCGCGCTGGTCATCTTCCTGATGGGCCTCCCCCACCTCGGGTGGACCGCGCTCGCCGTCTTCGTTCTGGCCGCGGTGCCCACGGTCTGGTGGGAGCTGCGCAAGCCGGCACCGTTCTTCGACTTCCGCGGCCTCGCCGCCAACGGCGCCCTGACCCGCACCTATCTGCGCCAGGCGCTCTCCCTGCTCGGCACCTACACCGTGATGTACGGCGTCACGCAGTGGATGGAGGCCGCGCACGGCTTCTCCACCGTGACGGCGGGACTCCTGCTGCTCCCGATGGGCGCCGTCTCCGCACTCCTCTCGCGCCCGCTCGCCCGCCGCAATCTGATCCGCGGCCCGCTGATCGTCTCGGCGGTGTCCATGCTGATCGGCTCGGCCGGGATCATGCTGCTCAGCTCGCACGGCCCGGTGATCACGATCGTGCTGGTGTCCCTGATCTTCGGCGTCGTCTCGGCCACCACCACCGTCGGCAACCAGACCGCCCTCTACCTGGAGGCGCCGCCCGCCCAAATAGGCACCGCCTCCGGCCTGTTCAGGACCTTCGGCTACCTCGGGACGATCACCTCCGCCGTGATCGGCGGCATCGTCTTCCGCACCGGCGTGACCGACCACGGCCTGCACATCCTCGGCCTCGTCCTGGTCGGCGCGGGCCTCGCGGTCCTCCTCCTGACCGTCCTGGACCGCCGCCTGATGGGCCGCACCACCACGACCACCTGA
- a CDS encoding cysteine hydrolase family protein, which translates to MSTPSLPTITPERTALLVMDFQNGIVPVAPDSDALVERVKDTIAEVRAAGGAIGYVRVAFTEDDWSAVPDTNKSFSALAAAKMLHHEDDATQIDGRITPEDGDIVVRKIRYGSGSTTDLHERLSDRGIDTLVLAGISTSGVVLSTVIDAADRDYRVFVLSDGVADPDAETHRVLVEKVFPSRAHVIDTTVLRQLLRSA; encoded by the coding sequence GTGAGCACCCCCTCCCTCCCCACGATCACCCCCGAGCGCACCGCCCTGCTGGTCATGGACTTCCAGAACGGGATCGTCCCCGTCGCCCCCGACTCCGACGCCCTCGTCGAGCGGGTCAAGGACACCATCGCCGAGGTCCGCGCGGCCGGCGGCGCCATCGGCTACGTCCGCGTCGCCTTCACCGAGGACGACTGGTCGGCGGTCCCGGACACCAACAAGTCCTTCAGCGCGCTGGCAGCGGCGAAGATGCTGCACCACGAGGACGACGCCACGCAGATCGACGGGCGGATCACGCCCGAGGACGGCGACATCGTCGTCCGCAAGATCCGCTACGGCTCGGGCTCGACCACCGATCTCCACGAGCGGTTGAGCGACCGCGGCATCGACACCCTGGTGCTCGCCGGCATCAGCACCAGCGGCGTCGTCCTGTCCACGGTCATCGACGCGGCCGACCGCGACTACCGCGTCTTCGTCCTGTCCGACGGCGTCGCCGACCCCGACGCCGAGACCCACCGGGTGCTGGTCGAGAAGGTGTTCCCGTCCCGGGCCCACGTCATCGACACCACGGTCCTACGACAGCTGCTGCGCTCCGCCTGA